A genomic stretch from Setaria viridis chromosome 1, Setaria_viridis_v4.0, whole genome shotgun sequence includes:
- the LOC117855899 gene encoding putative plant UBX domain-containing protein 14, which translates to MDKQMVSTFMEITACESQAYAVQHLGSCRWNLDEAINLYFNSGDGGGAGPSAVSAPVPPEEEVAMKEDDDSYDAGFGGDDGVRAPIPSRVEALYEDDAYYGNHDAPYIGFGEEPYPPPVPSFHAQALSEIAATGWGIAAEPGEIAATGWEEAETGDGGHVGAEDVDSGEFHDDAEQEDSSSSSEEDSNLDDNMSYSDNEVDDYGFEMDEDDSSYYASIEEDGTEDAGEQPRPAQPQQQQDSLHALYQPPVDLMFVGSFHDAMVRATREDRFLLVNLQTLVGAGHFQSMLHNRDLWSDEQVKNAVKESFMLFLVQKRSSTSSFHYLDQCSKVCSFYRLEDDQLPAVLILDPITGQLLNKWSGPMTPDEFMEYVDAYTKEKPSTMSVPKFVKRTSAPAVAAGEQEPASSSASAAAAVEQEPAATENSKPEIPKNAAPAGASCSEQEPVPAPEAEPPAEMVDDDEPMEGEKMYKLRIRFPDGSMVPKEFGCRRRVASLFAFCRSAVRGGGEAAAEQAAFQIMRFVGRGFEAVQADGGATFEDLGLNCATVSVVFEP; encoded by the coding sequence ATGGACAAGCAAATGGTCTCCACGTTCATGGAGATCACGGCCTGCGAGTCGCAGGCTTACGCCGTGCAGCACCTCGGCTCGTGCCGCTGGAACCTGGACGAAGCAATCAATCTCTACTTcaactccggcgacggcggcggcgccggcccttCGGCCGTGTCCGCCCCGGTCCCgcccgaggaggaggtggcgatgAAGGAGGACGACGACAGCTACGACGCTGGcttcggcggcgacgacggcgtgcGCGCTCCTATCCCCTCGCGCGTTGAAGCATTGTACGAGGACGATGCGTACTACGGCAACCACGACGCCCCCTACATCGGGTTCGGGGAGGAGCCGtatccgccgccggtgccgtcgTTTCATGCGCAAGCACTAAGTGAGATAGCAGCGACCGGGTGGGGAATCGCGGCGGAACCCGGCGAGATAGCAGCGACCGGGTGGGAAGAAGCGGAAACCGGCGATGGCGGACACGTCGGAGCGGAAGACGTCGACAGCGGCGAGTTCCACGACGATGCGGAGCAAGAagatagcagcagcagcagcgaagAGGACAGCAACCTAGACGACAACATGAGCTACAGTGACAACGAGGTCGACGACTACGGGTTCGAGATGGACGAAGACGACTCGTCGTACTACGCCTCTATAGAGGAAGACGGCACGGAGGATGCCGGGGAGCAACCACGGCcggcgcagccgcagcagcagcaggactcGCTGCACGCGCTGTACCAGCCTCCGGTGGACCTGATGTTCGTCGGATCCTTCCACGACGCCATGGTACGCGCGACGAGGGAGGACCGGTTCCTGCTGGTCAACCTGCAGacgctcgtcggcgccggccaCTTCCAGTCGATGCTGCACAACCGGGACTTGTGGTCGGACGAGCAGGTCAAGAATGCGGTGAAAGAAAGCTTCATGCTCTTCCTGGTCCAGAAGAGGAGTAGCACGAGTAGCTTCCATTACTTAGACCAGTGCTCGAAGGTGTGTTCGTTCTACAGGCTCGAGGACGACCAGCTGCCCGCCGTGCTGATCCTGGACCCGATCACGGGGCAGTTGCTGAACAAGTGGAGCGGCCCCATGACGCCCGACGAGTTCATGGAGTACGTTGATGCATACACGAAAGAGAAGCCGAGCACGATGTCCGTGCCCAAGTTCGTCAAGAGGACATCCGCGCCTGCGGTTGCAGCTGGCGAGCAAGAACCGGCATCTTCATCTGCATCGGCCGCTGCAGCCGTCGAACAAGAACCGGCGGCGACTGAGAACTCTAAACCTGAAATTCCTAAGAACGCTGCCCCTGCCGGTGCCAGCTGCAGCGAGCAGGAGCCTGTACCGGCGCCCGAGGCTGAGCCACCCGCCGAGATGGTCGATGACGACGAGCCCATGGAAGGCGAGAAGATGTACAAGCTGAGGATACGGTTCCCCGACGGCAGCATGGTCCCCAAGGAGTTCGGCTGCAGGCGGAGGGTCGCGTCGCTCTTCGCGTTCTGCAGGTCGGCCGTGCGTggcggaggggaggcggcggcggagcaggcggcGTTCCAGATCATGAGGTTCGTCGGCCGCGGCTTTGAGGCGGTGCAGGCCGATGGCGGCGCGACGTTCGAGGATCTGGGCCTCAACTGCGCGACCGTGTCGGTTGTTTTCGAGCCGTAG
- the LOC117844231 gene encoding uncharacterized protein isoform X1, protein MEEAIPKPSEKRVALVTGGNRGMGFEICRQLASSGLAVVLTARDEKRGAEAVDRLRGLGLPDVVFHQLEITEPASAARLADFVRNKFGKLDVLVNNAGTMGVTMEVGEAAVKEIMFGCIKTEFRQGPERDCRMAEAADHAEHSAGRGVPENQLPRHQKGHRGAAPTRPILCRWKDHQCHVSVWAAQVFQRRGAPAGAERHRHVDQAAAGRAVGAVRGGLEARGAGAPRVAGRPGVRGVPGVQGARVRLHEDPREGERRAAGQLRPPGLRRDRDELQHGQPDGRGRRQRLRRGRSRRAGRRDRGLLRPHGDGIVCLNPGD, encoded by the exons ATGGAAGAAGCGATCCCCAAGCCATCAGAGAAGAG GGTCGCCCTTGTCACCGGCGGGAACAGGGGCATGGGGTTCGAGATATGCCGGCAGCTGGCGTCCAGCGGGCTCGCCGTCGTCCTGACGGCGCGGGACGAGAAGAGGGGCGCCGAGGCGGTCGACAGGCTTCGCGGGCTCGGGCTGCCGGACGTCGTGTTCCACCAGCTGGAGATCACGGAGCCCGCCAGCGCCGCTCGCCTGGCTGATTTCGTCAGGAACAAGTTCGGCAAGCTCGACGTATTG GTCAACAACGCAGGAACCATGGGGGTCACGATGGAGGTTGGCGAGGCGGCCGTCAAGGAAATAATG TTTGGTTGCATCAAAACAGAGTTCAGGCAAGGACCAGAACGAGATTGCAGAATGGCTGAAGCAGCGGACCACGCAGAGCACTCAGCAGGGAGAGGAGTGCCTGAGAATCAACTACCACGGCACCAAAAAGGTCACCGAGGCGCTGCTCCCACTCGTCCTATCCTCTGCCGATGGAAGGATCATCAATGTCACGTCAGCGTTTGGGCTGCTCAGG TTTTTCAGCGGCgaggagctccggcgggagctGAGCGGCATCGACACGTTGACCAAGCGGCGGCTGGACGAGCTGTCGGCGCTGTTCGTGGAGGACTTGAAGCGCGGGGAGCTGGGGCGCCGCGGGTGGCCGGCCGACCGGGTGTACGCGGCGTACCAGGCGTCCAAGGCGCTCGTGTGCGCCTACACGAGGATCCTCGCGAGGGAGAACGCCGGGCTGCGGGTCAACTGCGTCCACCCGGGCTACGTCGAGACCGAGATGAACTGCAACACGGGCAACCTGACGGCCGCGGAAGGCGCCAGCGTCTCCGTCGCGGTCGCTCTCGCCGAGCGGGGCGGCGTGACCGGGGCTTACTTCGACCGCACGGAGATGGCATCGTTTGTCTAAATCCTGGAGATTAG
- the LOC117844231 gene encoding salutaridine reductase isoform X2 has product MEEAIPKPSEKRVALVTGGNRGMGFEICRQLASSGLAVVLTARDEKRGAEAVDRLRGLGLPDVVFHQLEITEPASAARLADFVRNKFGKLDVLVNNAGTMGVTMEVGEAAVKEIMSSGKDQNEIAEWLKQRTTQSTQQGEECLRINYHGTKKVTEALLPLVLSSADGRIINVTSAFGLLRFFSGEELRRELSGIDTLTKRRLDELSALFVEDLKRGELGRRGWPADRVYAAYQASKALVCAYTRILARENAGLRVNCVHPGYVETEMNCNTGNLTAAEGASVSVAVALAERGGVTGAYFDRTEMASFV; this is encoded by the exons ATGGAAGAAGCGATCCCCAAGCCATCAGAGAAGAG GGTCGCCCTTGTCACCGGCGGGAACAGGGGCATGGGGTTCGAGATATGCCGGCAGCTGGCGTCCAGCGGGCTCGCCGTCGTCCTGACGGCGCGGGACGAGAAGAGGGGCGCCGAGGCGGTCGACAGGCTTCGCGGGCTCGGGCTGCCGGACGTCGTGTTCCACCAGCTGGAGATCACGGAGCCCGCCAGCGCCGCTCGCCTGGCTGATTTCGTCAGGAACAAGTTCGGCAAGCTCGACGTATTG GTCAACAACGCAGGAACCATGGGGGTCACGATGGAGGTTGGCGAGGCGGCCGTCAAGGAAATAATG AGTTCAGGCAAGGACCAGAACGAGATTGCAGAATGGCTGAAGCAGCGGACCACGCAGAGCACTCAGCAGGGAGAGGAGTGCCTGAGAATCAACTACCACGGCACCAAAAAGGTCACCGAGGCGCTGCTCCCACTCGTCCTATCCTCTGCCGATGGAAGGATCATCAATGTCACGTCAGCGTTTGGGCTGCTCAGG TTTTTCAGCGGCgaggagctccggcgggagctGAGCGGCATCGACACGTTGACCAAGCGGCGGCTGGACGAGCTGTCGGCGCTGTTCGTGGAGGACTTGAAGCGCGGGGAGCTGGGGCGCCGCGGGTGGCCGGCCGACCGGGTGTACGCGGCGTACCAGGCGTCCAAGGCGCTCGTGTGCGCCTACACGAGGATCCTCGCGAGGGAGAACGCCGGGCTGCGGGTCAACTGCGTCCACCCGGGCTACGTCGAGACCGAGATGAACTGCAACACGGGCAACCTGACGGCCGCGGAAGGCGCCAGCGTCTCCGTCGCGGTCGCTCTCGCCGAGCGGGGCGGCGTGACCGGGGCTTACTTCGACCGCACGGAGATGGCATCGTTTGTCTAA
- the LOC117863961 gene encoding uncharacterized protein, whose amino-acid sequence MLPKLKSKYFLLSVDQLSRGWSRNRAREVLTKRVNFSRGSCSLHMDGIAQSLPGKEIALVTGGNKGIGLEICKQLASSGVTVVLTARDERRGIEAVGALGALGLSNVVFHQLEVSDPSSAARSADFIKEKFGKLDILVNNAGTVGTTTEIGNPETFWHELASIDPVERLEWIRKRTTEPYEKAEECLRTNYHGIKFVTKALLPLLLSSSHGRIINMSSRYGLLRFFRGEELKQELNNVDNLSEERLDELSELFLKDFKDGQLKPRGWPTDGGYSAYRVSKALMNAYSRILAKEHPSLCINCVHPGYVQTDMNFQDGDLTVEEGARGPLMMALLPKGGMTGAYIYCTEVASFMVAVVTGGNRGIGLEICRQLASNGVTVILTARDEKRGAEAVSILGTLGLSNVLFHQLDVSDPSSAVRLADFIKEKFGKLDILVNNAAIAGTTSEIGNPETFRQEVAGMELKERVDRIRKHMTEPYKQAEECLRTNYHGTKAVTKALLPLLRFSSHGRIVNISSRYGLLRFFRGEELKQELSNIDNLSEERLDELSELFLKDFKDGQVERRGWPTEGGFIAYKVSKALMNAYSRILAKEHPSLCINCVHPGFVQTDMSFQVGDLTVEEGARGALMMALAPKGGMTGGFLNRTEVAPFV is encoded by the exons ATGTTACCAAAGCTCAAATCCAAATATTTCCTCCTCTCCGTTGACCAGCTCTCCAGGGGCTGGTCTAGGAACAGGGCAAGGGAGGTGCTGACTAAAAGAGTAAAT TTCTCCAGGGGCAGCTGTTCGTTACACATGGACGGGATCGCACAAAGCCTGCCAGGAAAAGA GATTGCCTTGGTCACAGGAGGCAACAAAGGAATTGGGCTGGAAATATGCAAGCAACTGGCTTCTAGTGGAGTCACGGTGGTCTTGACAGCGAGGGATGAGAGGAGGGGCATTGAAGCAGTTGGCGCCCTTGGAGCGCTCGGGCTATCCAACGTCGTGTTTCATCAACTGGAGGTTAGTGATCCGTCGAGCGCTGCACGTTCAGCTGATTTTATCAAGGAGAAGTTTGGCAAGCTGGATATACTG GTCAACAATGCCGGAACTGTTGGGACGACAACAGAGATCGGCAACCCAGAAACCTTTTGGCATGAG CTTGCAAGCATTGATCCCGTGGAAAGGCTTGAATGGATCAGAAAGCGCACCACGGAGCCTTATGAGAAAGCAGAAGAATGCTTAAGGACAAACTATCATGGGATCAAATTTGTCACAAAAGCActgcttcctctcctcctatCTTCATCCCATGGGAGGATTATTAACATGTCATCTCGTTATGGACTACTGAGG TTTTTCCGTGGTGAGGAACTTAAACAAGAGCTCAACAATGTCGACAACCTATCTGAAGAAAGACTTGATGAGCTGTCAGAATTGTTCCTCAAGGACTTCAAGGATGGCCAACTAAAGCCTCGTGGATGGCCAACGGATGGAGGGTACAGTGCGTATAGAGTGTCCAAGGCTCTTATGAATGCTTATTCCAGGATCCTTGCCAAGGAGCATCCATCACTCTGTATCAATTGTGTGCATCCTGGCTATGTCCAGACGGACATGAACTTTCAAGATGGAGATTTGACGGTTGAGGAGGGCGCAAGAGGACCTCTTATGATGGCCCTCTTGCCAAAGGGAGGAATGACTGGCGCGTACATATACTGCACAGAGGTTGCATCCTTCAT GGTCGCTGTGGTTACAGGAGGGAACAGAGGAATcgggttggaaatatgcaggcAACTGGCTTCCAATGGAGTCACGGTAATATTGACAGCAAGGGATGAGAAGAGGGGTGCCGAAGCAGTCAGCATCCTTGGCACGCTTGGGCTATCCAACGTCCTGTTTCATCAACTGGACGTCAGCGATCCGTCGAGCGCTGTGCGTTTAGCTGATTTCATCAAGGAGAAGTTTGGCAAGCTGGATATATTG GTCAACAATGCAGCAATTGCTGGGACGACAAGTGAGATTGGCAACCCAGAAACTTTTCGGCAAGAG GTCGCCGGCATGGAACTCAAGGAGAGGGTTGATAGAATCAGAAAGCACATGACGGAACCTTACAAACAAGCAGAAGAGTGCTTAAGGACCAACTATCATGGGACCAAAGCTGTCACAAAAGCATTGCTTCCTCTCCTACGGTTCTCATCCCATGGAAGAATCGTTAACATATCATCTCGCTATGGACTGCTCAGG TTTTTCCGTGGAGAGGAACTCAAACAGGAGCTCAGCAACATCGACAACTTGTCTGAAGAGAGACTGGACGAGTTGTCTGAATTGTTCCTCAAAGACTTCAAGGATGGCCAAGTGGAGCGTCGTGGATGGCCTACGGAAGGAGGGTTCATTGCATACAAAGTGTCCAAGGCTCTTATGAATGCTTATTCCAGGATCCTTGCAAAGGAACATCCGTCGTTGTGCATCAATTGCGTGCATCCTGGTTTTGTCCAAACAGACATGAGCTTTCAAGTTGGAGATCTCACAGTCGAGGAGGGCGCAAGGGGAGCTCTCATGATGGCGCTGGCGCCAAAGGGAGGCATGACTGGTGGTTTCTTGAACCGCACAGAGGTCGCGCCATTCGTGTAA
- the LOC117863975 gene encoding LIM domain-containing protein PLIM2b, which produces MSFTGTQDKCKTCDKTVHFIDLLTADGVSYHKTCFKCSHCKGTLSISSYSSMDGVLYCKTHFEQLFKETGTFSKKFQGGGSSNKSDQAKAPSKLSSAFSGTQDKCAACQKTVYPLEKMTLEGESYHKSCFKCSHGGCILTTSSYAALNGILYCKIHFSQLFKEKGSYNHLIQTAQTKKNEAAEAAPPEAPADAGVAE; this is translated from the exons ATGTCTTTCACCGGCACGCAGGACAAGTGCAAAACCTGCGACAAGACGGTGCACTTCATCGACCTCCTCACCGCCGACGGCGTCTCCTACCACAAGACATGCTTCAAGTGCAGCCACTGCAAGGGCACCCTCTCG ATCAGCAGCTACTCTTCCATGGATGGTGTCCTGTACTGCAAGACCCACTTTGAGCAGCTCTTCAAGGAGACAGGGACATTCTCCAAGAAATTCCAAG GCGGTGGGTCTTCGAACAAGAGCGACCAG GCAAAAGCACCGAGCAAGCTATCGTCTGCATTCTCTGGAACTCAAGATAAATGCGCAGCGTGCCAAAAAACTGTGTATCCATTAGAAAAG ATGACGTTGGAAGGCGAGTCGTACCACAAGAGCTGCTTCAAGTGCTCGCACGGGGGCTGCATCCTGACCACCTCCTCCTACGCCGCGCTCAACGGCATCCTCTACTGCAAGATCCATTTCTCGCAGCTGTTCAAGGAGAAGGGCAGCTACAACCACCTCATCCAGACGGCGCAGACCAAGAAGAACGAGGCCGCGGAGGCTGCGCCGCCGGAGGCACCGGCGGATGCAGGGGTGGCGGAGTAG